One Vigna unguiculata cultivar IT97K-499-35 chromosome 11, ASM411807v1, whole genome shotgun sequence DNA window includes the following coding sequences:
- the LOC114170513 gene encoding protein UPSTREAM OF FLC-like isoform X1, with product METRMKKYNRQVSPERAKVWTEKSPKYHQSLKVPVIYYLCRNRQLEHPHFMEVPLSSPDGLYLRDVIDRLNALRGRGMASLYSWSCKRSYKHGFVWHDLCEDDIILPAHGNEYVLKGSELFDESNSDRFSPVNNVQIQSVKLLPGPASSRSHDEASSSSSMNGKETRISQDDELSQEQQSGSSDVSPEARAEKGDALSLALTEYKIYKTDGLADASTQTEENVSRSRGQKTCTRGVSTEDGSLESECHEICQVEEDPQVKDTPQICRDTVSPPSTSSSSSFVGKAETLESLIRADASKVNSFRILEEESMREPTNTRLKASNLLMQLISCGSISVKNHSFGLIPSYKPRFSSSKFPSPLFSTSFVLGELDCLAENPKLMSLRLEDKEYFSGSLVETKLKEGNGLNVLKRSSSYSDERTFKEQKPQEDKEESSSSSGHSKCIPRSIKASLSKHPRSESMRSPVSDGPRHSSDRIDGSGISSVTSNGSSKRITEPLSLKKQSKRIDSFKEEEEVIKIEERLASGARVIIQSKPFSDTASSSS from the exons ATGGAAACGAGGATGAAGAAGTACAACCGGCAAGTGAGTCCGGAGAGGGCAAAAGTGTGGACTGAGAAGTCCCCAAAATACCACCAGAGTCTGAAGGTACCCGTGATTTATTATCTTTGTCGAAACAGACAGCTAGAGCACCCTCATTTCATGGAGGTCCCACTTTCTTCACCGGATGGACTATACTTGAGAG ATGTGATTGATAGACTTAATGCGTTGAGAGGTCGAGGTATGGCTTCTTTGTACTCATGGTCTTGCAAGAG GAGCTACAAGCATGGATTTGTGTGGCATGATCTATGTGAAGATGATATAATTCTTCCAGCTCATGGAAATGAATATGTTCTCAAAGGTTCTGAGCTCTTTGATGAATCGAATTCAG ATCGTTTCAGTCCCGTGAATAATGTTCAAATACAAAGCGTGAAGCTGTTGCCGGGGCCAGCTTCTTCTAGGAGCCACGATGAAGCCTCATCCTCTTCTAGCATGAACGGGAAAGAGACAAGAATCTCCCAGGATGACGAGCTTTCCCAGGAACAACAATCTGGTTCCTCTGATGTTTCTCCTGAGGCTAGAGCTGAAAAGGGTGATGCTCTGAGCCTGGCATTGAcagaatacaaaatttataaaactgaTGGACTTGCTGATGCTTCAACTCAGACTGAAGAAAATGTGAGCAGATCCAGGGGTCAGAAAACTTGTACAAGGGGTGTATCAACGGAGGATGGATCATTGGAATCTGAATGCCATGAAATATGTCAAGTTGAAGAAGATCCACAAGTGAAAGATACTCCACAAATCTGCAGAGATACAGTTTCTCCTCCCTCAACTTCAAGTTCCTCGTCTTTTGTGGGGAAGGCTGAAACATTGGAATCTCTTATTAGAGCTGATGCTAGCAAAGTAAACAGCTTTAGGATTCTGGAGGAGGAGAGCATGCGGGAACCAACCAACACGAGGTTGAAAGCTTCAAATTTGCTGATGCAACTGATCTCGTGTGGCTCAATATCAGTGAAAAACCACAGTTTTGGACTTATTCCTTCATATAAGCCTAGGTTTTCCAGCTCAAAATTTCCTTCCCCACTGTTCTCAACTTCTTTTGTGTTGGGGGAGTTAGATTGCTTAGCTGAGAATCCAAAGTTGATGAGCCTCAGATTGGAAGACAAAGAATACTTCAGTGGAAGCTTAGTTGAGACTAAACTGAAGGAAGGAAATGGACTTAATGTTCTGAAACGCTCTTCATCCTACAGTGATGAGAG GACATTTAAAGAACAGAAACCACAAGAAGACAAAGAGGAATCATCATCATCCTCAGGACATTCAAAATGCATTCCACGATCAATTAAGGCTTCATTGTCGAAGCATCCACGAAGTGAATCCATGAGATCCCCTGTTTCTGATGGACCACGCCACTCATCAGACAGAATTGATGGCTCTGGCATATCCTCAGTGACATCTAATGGTAGCAGCAAAAGGATCACAGAACCTCTTTCATTGAAAAAGCAATCAAAGAGGATAGATTCATTTAAGGAAGAGGAGGAAGTGATCAAAATTGAAGAAAG GCTTGCTTCAGGAGCTCGGGTTATAATCCAATCCAAACCATTTTCAGACACAGCATCCAGCAGCAGTTGA
- the LOC114170513 gene encoding protein UPSTREAM OF FLC-like isoform X2 produces the protein METRMKKYNRQVSPERAKVWTEKSPKYHQSLKVPVIYYLCRNRQLEHPHFMEVPLSSPDGLYLRDVIDRLNALRGRGMASLYSWSCKRSYKHGFVWHDLCEDDIILPAHGNEYVLKGSELFDESNSDRFSPVNNVQIQSVKLLPGPASSRSHDEASSSSSMNGKETRISQDDELSQEQQSGSSDVSPEARAEKGDALSLALTEYKIYKTDGLADASTQTEENVSRSRGQKTCTRGVSTEDGSLESECHEICQVEEDPQVKDTPQICRDTVSPPSTSSSSSFVGKAETLESLIRADASKVNSFRILEEESMREPTNTRLKASNLLMQLISCGSISVKNHSFGLIPSYKPRFSSSKFPSPLFSTSFVLGELDCLAENPKLMSLRLEDKEYFSGSLVETKLKEGNGLNVLKRSSSYSDERTFKEQKPQEDKEESSSSSGHSKCIPRSIKASLSKHPRSESMRSPVSDGPRHSSDRIDGSGISSVTSNGSSKRITEPLSLKKQSKRIDSFKEEEEVIKIEES, from the exons ATGGAAACGAGGATGAAGAAGTACAACCGGCAAGTGAGTCCGGAGAGGGCAAAAGTGTGGACTGAGAAGTCCCCAAAATACCACCAGAGTCTGAAGGTACCCGTGATTTATTATCTTTGTCGAAACAGACAGCTAGAGCACCCTCATTTCATGGAGGTCCCACTTTCTTCACCGGATGGACTATACTTGAGAG ATGTGATTGATAGACTTAATGCGTTGAGAGGTCGAGGTATGGCTTCTTTGTACTCATGGTCTTGCAAGAG GAGCTACAAGCATGGATTTGTGTGGCATGATCTATGTGAAGATGATATAATTCTTCCAGCTCATGGAAATGAATATGTTCTCAAAGGTTCTGAGCTCTTTGATGAATCGAATTCAG ATCGTTTCAGTCCCGTGAATAATGTTCAAATACAAAGCGTGAAGCTGTTGCCGGGGCCAGCTTCTTCTAGGAGCCACGATGAAGCCTCATCCTCTTCTAGCATGAACGGGAAAGAGACAAGAATCTCCCAGGATGACGAGCTTTCCCAGGAACAACAATCTGGTTCCTCTGATGTTTCTCCTGAGGCTAGAGCTGAAAAGGGTGATGCTCTGAGCCTGGCATTGAcagaatacaaaatttataaaactgaTGGACTTGCTGATGCTTCAACTCAGACTGAAGAAAATGTGAGCAGATCCAGGGGTCAGAAAACTTGTACAAGGGGTGTATCAACGGAGGATGGATCATTGGAATCTGAATGCCATGAAATATGTCAAGTTGAAGAAGATCCACAAGTGAAAGATACTCCACAAATCTGCAGAGATACAGTTTCTCCTCCCTCAACTTCAAGTTCCTCGTCTTTTGTGGGGAAGGCTGAAACATTGGAATCTCTTATTAGAGCTGATGCTAGCAAAGTAAACAGCTTTAGGATTCTGGAGGAGGAGAGCATGCGGGAACCAACCAACACGAGGTTGAAAGCTTCAAATTTGCTGATGCAACTGATCTCGTGTGGCTCAATATCAGTGAAAAACCACAGTTTTGGACTTATTCCTTCATATAAGCCTAGGTTTTCCAGCTCAAAATTTCCTTCCCCACTGTTCTCAACTTCTTTTGTGTTGGGGGAGTTAGATTGCTTAGCTGAGAATCCAAAGTTGATGAGCCTCAGATTGGAAGACAAAGAATACTTCAGTGGAAGCTTAGTTGAGACTAAACTGAAGGAAGGAAATGGACTTAATGTTCTGAAACGCTCTTCATCCTACAGTGATGAGAG GACATTTAAAGAACAGAAACCACAAGAAGACAAAGAGGAATCATCATCATCCTCAGGACATTCAAAATGCATTCCACGATCAATTAAGGCTTCATTGTCGAAGCATCCACGAAGTGAATCCATGAGATCCCCTGTTTCTGATGGACCACGCCACTCATCAGACAGAATTGATGGCTCTGGCATATCCTCAGTGACATCTAATGGTAGCAGCAAAAGGATCACAGAACCTCTTTCATTGAAAAAGCAATCAAAGAGGATAGATTCATTTAAGGAAGAGGAGGAAGTGATCAAAATTGAAGAAAGTTAA